CGGCGGTCTGGCGTGGGGTGCGGTGGCCCTGCGCTGGTAAAACGTCGGAAAATGGGCGAAAACACGCGGGTGAACGGCTGCCGCTAAGTGGTTGAGATTGACTCGTAAAATTCTTCGCCGCAAAGTAACCGAAAAAAATCGCGGGGATGTGATGACTGACAAGACATTGACACGGATGGATTTGAGCGAGGCCATCTTTCGCGAGGTGGGGCTATCGCGCAATGATGCGGCCCAACTGGTCGAAAGCGTTCTGGGCCATATGTCCGACGCGCTGGTGCGCGGCGAGCAGGTTAAAATATCGTCTTTCGGCACCTTCTCGGTGCGTGACAAGACAGCGCGCGTGGGCCGCAACCCCAAGACTGGCGAAGAAGTGCCGATCAACCCGCGCCGTGTGCTGACCTTTAGGCCCTCTCACCTCATGAAAGACCGCGTCGCCGACGGCACCAAAAGCTAAGG
The nucleotide sequence above comes from Roseovarius mucosus. Encoded proteins:
- the ihfA gene encoding integration host factor subunit alpha; amino-acid sequence: MTDKTLTRMDLSEAIFREVGLSRNDAAQLVESVLGHMSDALVRGEQVKISSFGTFSVRDKTARVGRNPKTGEEVPINPRRVLTFRPSHLMKDRVADGTKS